In a genomic window of Bemisia tabaci chromosome 1, PGI_BMITA_v3:
- the mib2 gene encoding E3 ubiquitin-protein ligase MIB2 encodes MIGIGTRVVRGPDWKWGNQDGGEGHVGTVVEVGKAGSEASPDKTVVVLWDSGARTNYRVGYDDAFDLRICDNAPAGVKHQNIICNSCKIHGISGIRFKCAQCYDYDLCSQCYMNDKHDISHTFLRFDTSVSYGVELEPRRGCQKSQLRGIFIGARVIRGPDWDWGDQDGGEGKLGRVIGIRGWENESSRSVANVTWSTGSTNVYRLGHKGKVDLKYVQEATGGPYYKTHLPVLGKAAETIENIPAVPTLPEGQRHLTFNVGDKVKVLMDIDTLKGMQEGHGGWNPRMAEYIGKIGIVHRVTDRGDIRVQYEGCNNRWTFHAGALTKINNTFAPGDIVKLTEDVQKMKELQRGHGEWIEVMANAAGKLGKVIKLYADGDLRVLVDGQTWTLNPLNVSLVPGSTTELNNTLAAIAPRSNHSSPLTSLLSGMHDCHLDVTKADKLVREAAQGNISVIRDFIVKHPDKVDCQSDGKTCLQVACHQGHMKLVCYLLTSGASVEMADNEGDTALHYSAFGNQPEIMKLLLEHGANINTVNKSQCTALHVAVNKQHPHCVRVLLRHNANVNLQDSYGDTALHDAIGKDNFNIIDMLCDTPGIDYTLQNNRGFNVLHHAALKGNNYVTERVLTFARQMVDARKDDGFAALHLAALNGHTAVTETLISQGHAVVNIRNNRKQTPLLLAVSQGHCSVVELLVSMGADIMVEDEDGDTALHLALIKRSSMVGKISELESPTIFGIYQQLGGRSIGHPVALAIACYLVQEGCPLEKPNKKGKTGLDLIADTPMVDILKHYVTSSQSVEPRQPSTELMSPSSNNFDAAFLKTEVAEDALNELLNASESEVEPPRSIPVECTVCSELNKENILFEPCGHRIACEDCSSRMKKCLKCGVIISKRLSQDGRTIACRSRHSSAERMRYLEDKMTEIEEAQLCSICMERKRNVAFLCGHGSCKKCSLTLKICHMCRKQITKKIDLY; translated from the exons ATGATTGGAATCGGGACTAGAGTTGTCAGGGGACCTGATTGGAAGTGGGGAAACCAGGATGGCGGAGAGGGCCATGTTGGCACGGTCGTCGAGGTTGGGAAAGCAGGAAGTGAAGCTTCTCCTGACAAAACAGTCGTTGTTCTTTGGGATTCCGGAGCCAGAACAAACTACAGGGTTGGTTACGATGATGCCTTTGACCTGCGTATCTGTGATAATGCACCTGCAG GGGTGAAACACCAGAACATCATTTGCAACAGTTGCAAAATTCATGGTATCTCTGGCATTCGATTCAAATGTGCTCAATGTTATGACTATGATCTATGCTCCCAGTGTTACATGAATGACAAGCATGATATCTCTCATACTTTTCTAAGATTTGACACATCAGTCTCTTACGG agttGAGCTGGAGCCCAGAAGAGGATGTCAAAAGTCACAACTTAGAGGCATTTTTATAGGTGCAAGGGTCATTCGCGGACCAGACTGGGATTGGGGTGATCAAGATGGTGGAGAAG GCAAATTAGGGCGTGTCATAGGAATACGCGGTTGGGAAAACGAATCAAGTCGTTCGGTAGCAAATGTTACCTGGAGCACTGGCTCTACAAATGTTTATCGATTGGGTCACAAGGGCAAAGTTGACCTGAAGTATGTGCAAGAAGCAACAGGTGGACCATATTATAAAACACACCTTCCAGTTTTAG GGAAAGCTGCTGAAACAATCGAAAACATTCCAGCAGTACCAACTCTACCGGAAGGACAAAGACATTTAACTTTTAATGTTGGAGACAAAGTAAAAGTCTTAATGGATATTGATACTTTGAAAGGAATGCAAGAAGGGCATGGAGGCTGGAATCCAAGGATGGCAGAG tatattggaaaaattggaattgtTCACCGGGTGACCGACAGAGGTGACATTCGAGTTCAGTATGAAGGTTGTAACAATCGATGGACATTCCATGCAGGAGCTCTTACCAAAATCAATAACACATTTGCTCCAGGCGATATAGTCAAACTAACGGAAGATGTTCAGAAAATGAAGGAGCTGCAAAGAGGTCATGGAGAATGGATCGAAGTCATGGCAAAt gcTGCTGGAAAGTTAGGGAAAGTGATTAAATTGTATGCTGATGGTGATCTCCGAGTCTTGGTTGATGGTCAAACATGGACTTTGAACCCTTTGAATGTGTCACTTGTGCCAGGATCTACAACTGAGTTGAACAATACCTTAGCTGCCATTGCACCTCGTAGTAATCACAGCA GTCCATTAACATCATTGTTGTCCGGGATGCATGACTGTCATCTGGATGTGACGAAAGCAGACAAGCTCGTCCGAGAAGCTGCTCAGGGCAACATTAGTGTCATACGAGATTTTATCGTCAAACACCCTGACAAg GTCGATTGTCAAAGTGATGGAAAAACATGTCTTCAAGTTGCTTGCCATCAAGGACACATGAAACTCGTTTGTTACCTCCTCACATCTGGGGCCTCTGTTGAAATGGCAGACAATGAAGGGGACACTGCCTTACACTATTCTGCGTTTGG AAATCAACCTGAGATAATGAAATTGTTGCTAGAACATGGAGCCAATATTAATACAGTCAATAAAAGTCAGTGTACAGCTTTGCATGTGGCTGTGAACAAACAGCATCCTCACTGTGTCCGTGTTCTGTTGAGACATAATGCCAACGTCAACCTCCAG gaCTCATATGGAGACACAGCCTTACATGATGCCATTGGAAAGGATAATTTCAACATCATTGATATGCTGTGTGATACTCCTGGTATTGATTATACTCTTCAAAATAACCGTGGGTTCAACGTTCTTCATCATGCTGCGCTCAAAGGGAATAACTA TGTCACAGAGAGGGTTCTCACCTTTGCAAGACAAATGGTTGATGCTAGAAAAGATGACGGTTTTGCAGCTTTACATCTTGCAGCTTTAAATGGTCATACCGCTGTTActgaaactttgatttcgcaagGTCATGCCGTTGTCAATATCCGTAATAATAGGAAGCAAACCCCTCTTTTATTAGCTGTCTCTCAG GGTCATTGTTCTGTGGTTGAGTTGTTAGTCTCGATGGGAGCTGATATCATGGTTGAGGATGAAGACGGTGATACAGCTCTGCATTTAGCACTCATCAAACGCTCCTCTATGGTTGGGAAAATTAGTGAGCTTGAATCTCCGACAATATTTGGT ATTTATCAACAACTTGGCGGAAGGTCTATCGGTCATCCCGTGGCCCTCGCTATTGCCTGTTACCTTGTTCAAGAAGGATGTCCTTTGGAGAAGCCTAACAAAAAGGGAAAAACTGGATTAGATCTGATAGCAGACACCCCAATGGTGGATATCTTGAAGCATTATGTTACCTCATCGCAAAG TGTTGAACCACGGCAACCAAGCACCGAACTAATGTCGCCTAGTTCCAATAACTTTGATGCAGCATTTTTGAAGACTGAGGTTGCTGAAGATGCTTTGAACGAATTATTGAATGCCTCAGAATCAGAAGTTGAGCCGCCTCGCAGTATTCCTGTAGAGTGTACTGTTTGCTCGGAGTTGAACAAGGAAAACATTCTCTTTGAACCGTGTGGTCATCGGATCGCTTGTGAAGACTGCTCATCTCGTATGAAGAAGTGTTTGAAGTGTGGAGTAATCATATCAAAAAGACTCTCACAAG aCGGGCGTACGATAGCTTGTCGATCCAGACACTCAAGTGCTGAGAGGATGCGCTACCTAGAGGATAAAATGACGGAGATCGAAGAAGCTCAGCTTTGCTCTATCTGTATGGAGCGAAAACGAAACGTCGCGTTTCTGTGTGGACATGGCTCTTGCAAAAAGTGCTCGCTTACTCTCAAGATATGTCATATGTGCCGCaaacaaataacaaaaaaaatcgatctGTATTGa
- the LOC109041295 gene encoding uncharacterized protein isoform X1, whose product MSHNMGGMAPYVNMPRGRAPMNYYQNCGPGGEPPMHMGRNMCYPDDKMPPGMCGMNPMGGEFKPPMMAAADPPPPKKKRRGSAAANAAAAQAAAPPPQPMHDIFPPPMPGKLGYGGDTIVASNPFDDFPPVNQMSHQPHHMQRHMGPMSSGPMGGGPMPGGPMSGGPMPGGPMPGGPMSGSPMPSGGPMGGCHSVMGNPCQIGSPINCGPSIGSPMNCGPQMNSCSPMNCGPSIGSPLGACGNVQPTRSPLCPPMSNAGPMMGCGPPNSSPMNPMNMHPMNRSPQQIGSPLGAMMNPNMSGSPMDCGPMGNNPARKSSPMHQGVNISNMHPNMNNVCGSPIGSPLHNGPMNSCASGNSTNMNMNSTLSSPMGNNSCSIGGDLGLGIVNKSPMNSINSHPGSLGSPMGGPSPNLNSNSSNSSNPNTSNANSSVCGPGPNNSNPSANNNNNGNSSSNPNNNTSNITNNSSNSNNSSNKTSNGNGSSTVNNNPSSNSSSNNQIVNSPLDSLANSNANSTLGNDMDNSSDVKTSQCNTNNMNIFSNSGPNNMNPFNNMNNPNGPQCMPSSQCGPMPNNPCGPPVSTMSNHCSPFMNGPIRGPMMHGPGGPPNMGPGMMHPMNNNFTGPKSMSISAGRIYPPGLSTVVNPQNPNAPPIYPCGICHKEVIDNDQALLCESGCRFWYHRVCTGLSEAAYNYLTAEVYAEWVCDSCLNTKNIPLVKFKP is encoded by the exons ATGAGCCACAACATGGGAGGAATGGCACCCTATGTCAA CATGCCACGAGGGAGAGCCCCCATGAATTATTATCAGAATTGTGGCCCGGGAGGAGAGCCACCCATGCATATGGGAAGGAACATGTGTTATCCTGATGACAAGATGCCTCCTGGAATGTGTGG GATGAATCCAATGGGCGGTGAATTTAAGCCTCCGATGATGGCAGCAGCTGATCCTCCTCCAccaaagaagaagaggagaggCTCCGCAGCGGCTAATGCAGCGGCTGCTCAAGCAGCGGCTCCTCCTCCACAACCCATGCATGACATTTTTCCGCCACCCATGCCTGGTAAACTTG GTTATGGTGGTGATACAATTGTTGCCTCAAATCCATTTGATGATTTCCCACCTGTCAATCAAATGAGTCATCAGCCTCATCATATGCAGCGGCACATGGGTCCCATGTCAAGCGGACCAATGGGTGGGGGGCCAATGCCAGGAGGTCCCATGTCAGGAGGTCCTATGCCTGGAGGTCCTATGCCTGGAGGCCCCATGTCAGGCAGCCCTATGCCCTCAGGAGGACCTATGGGAGGCTGTCACTCAGTCATGGGAAATCCATGTCAAATAGGATCCCCAATAAATTGCGGGCCCTCCATTGGGAGTCCGATGAACTGCGGTCCGCAAATGAACAGTTGTAGTCCAATGAATTGCGGACCATCAATTGGAAGTCCTTTGGGTGCTTGCGGAAATGTTCAGCCAACACGGAGTCCTCTGTGCCCTCCCATGAGTAATGCAGGTCCGATGATGGGATGTGGCCCTCCAAATAGCAGTCCGATGAATCCAATGAATATGCACCCAATGAACAGGAGCCCACAGCAAATTGGAAGCCCCCTTGGTgccatgatgaatccaaacaTGTCTGGAAGTCCCATGGACTGTGGTCCAATGGGAAACAATCCGGCAAGAAAAAGTAGCCCAATGCATCAAGGCGTTAACATCTCCAACATGCATCCAAACATGAACAACGTCTGTGGGTCCCCCATTGGTAGTCCGTTGCATAATGGTCCAATGAATAGCTGCGCCAGTGGGAATTCAACGAATATGAATATGAATTCAACTTTGTCGAGTCCAATGGGCAATAATTCATGTTCCATCGGAGGTGATTTAGGGTTAGGCATAGTGAATAAAAGTCCAATGAATTCAATCAACTCTCATCCAGGCTCATTGGGTAGTCCAATGGGTGGGCCGTCCCCAAATTTAAACAGTAATAGTAGTAATTCCAGTAACCCTAACACTAGCAATGCAAACTCTAGTGTGTGCGGCCCTGGTCCCAATAACAGCAACCCAAGTGCTAACAATAACAATAATGGAAACAGTAGTTCCAACCCCAACAATAACACTAGCAACATCACCAATAACAGTAGTAACAGTAATAATAGCAGTAATAAAACTAGTAACGGCAATGGGAGTAGCACCGTGAACAATAATCCAAGTAGTAACTCAAGTAGCAATAATCAAATAGTAAATAGCCCATTAGATTCTCTTGCAAATTCAAATGCGAACAGCACTCTGGGAAATGACATGGATAACTCATCCGACGTGAAAACATCTCAGTGTAACACGAATaacatgaacattttttcaaactccGGCCCAAATAACATGAACCCATTCAATAACATGAATAATCCTAATGGCCCGCAGTGTATGCCAAGTAGTCAGTGTGGTCCAATGCCCAATAACCCTTGTGGCCCACCAGTCTCGACGATGTCTAATCATTGCTCACCATTTATGAACGGACCAATCAGGGGGCCCATGATGCATGGACCCGGCGGTCCACCAAATATGGGTCCAGGAATGATGCATCCAATGAACAACAACTTTACTGGTCCCAAGTCAATGTCCATATCTGCAGGGAGG ATCTACCCTCCTGGTTTATCTACAGTTGTCAACCCTCAAAATCCTAATGCTCCGCCCATATATCCCTGTGGAATTTGTCATAAAGAAGTCATTGACAATGATCAAGCATTGTTGTGCGAGTCAGGCTGTAGGTTTTGGTACCATAG AGTCTGTACGGGCCTATCAGAAGCTGCCTATAACTATTTAACCGcagaagtttatgcagaatggGTATGCGATAGTTGCTTAAACACAAAAAACATCCCTCTAGTCAAATTCAAGCCCTAA
- the LOC109041295 gene encoding uncharacterized protein isoform X2: protein MSHNMGGMAPYVNMPRGRAPMNYYQNCGPGGEPPMHMGRNMCYPDDKMPPGMCGMNPMGGEFKPPMMAAADPPPPKKKRRGSAAANAAAAQAAAPPPQPMHDIFPPPMPGYGGDTIVASNPFDDFPPVNQMSHQPHHMQRHMGPMSSGPMGGGPMPGGPMSGGPMPGGPMPGGPMSGSPMPSGGPMGGCHSVMGNPCQIGSPINCGPSIGSPMNCGPQMNSCSPMNCGPSIGSPLGACGNVQPTRSPLCPPMSNAGPMMGCGPPNSSPMNPMNMHPMNRSPQQIGSPLGAMMNPNMSGSPMDCGPMGNNPARKSSPMHQGVNISNMHPNMNNVCGSPIGSPLHNGPMNSCASGNSTNMNMNSTLSSPMGNNSCSIGGDLGLGIVNKSPMNSINSHPGSLGSPMGGPSPNLNSNSSNSSNPNTSNANSSVCGPGPNNSNPSANNNNNGNSSSNPNNNTSNITNNSSNSNNSSNKTSNGNGSSTVNNNPSSNSSSNNQIVNSPLDSLANSNANSTLGNDMDNSSDVKTSQCNTNNMNIFSNSGPNNMNPFNNMNNPNGPQCMPSSQCGPMPNNPCGPPVSTMSNHCSPFMNGPIRGPMMHGPGGPPNMGPGMMHPMNNNFTGPKSMSISAGRIYPPGLSTVVNPQNPNAPPIYPCGICHKEVIDNDQALLCESGCRFWYHRVCTGLSEAAYNYLTAEVYAEWVCDSCLNTKNIPLVKFKP, encoded by the exons ATGAGCCACAACATGGGAGGAATGGCACCCTATGTCAA CATGCCACGAGGGAGAGCCCCCATGAATTATTATCAGAATTGTGGCCCGGGAGGAGAGCCACCCATGCATATGGGAAGGAACATGTGTTATCCTGATGACAAGATGCCTCCTGGAATGTGTGG GATGAATCCAATGGGCGGTGAATTTAAGCCTCCGATGATGGCAGCAGCTGATCCTCCTCCAccaaagaagaagaggagaggCTCCGCAGCGGCTAATGCAGCGGCTGCTCAAGCAGCGGCTCCTCCTCCACAACCCATGCATGACATTTTTCCGCCACCCATGCCTG GTTATGGTGGTGATACAATTGTTGCCTCAAATCCATTTGATGATTTCCCACCTGTCAATCAAATGAGTCATCAGCCTCATCATATGCAGCGGCACATGGGTCCCATGTCAAGCGGACCAATGGGTGGGGGGCCAATGCCAGGAGGTCCCATGTCAGGAGGTCCTATGCCTGGAGGTCCTATGCCTGGAGGCCCCATGTCAGGCAGCCCTATGCCCTCAGGAGGACCTATGGGAGGCTGTCACTCAGTCATGGGAAATCCATGTCAAATAGGATCCCCAATAAATTGCGGGCCCTCCATTGGGAGTCCGATGAACTGCGGTCCGCAAATGAACAGTTGTAGTCCAATGAATTGCGGACCATCAATTGGAAGTCCTTTGGGTGCTTGCGGAAATGTTCAGCCAACACGGAGTCCTCTGTGCCCTCCCATGAGTAATGCAGGTCCGATGATGGGATGTGGCCCTCCAAATAGCAGTCCGATGAATCCAATGAATATGCACCCAATGAACAGGAGCCCACAGCAAATTGGAAGCCCCCTTGGTgccatgatgaatccaaacaTGTCTGGAAGTCCCATGGACTGTGGTCCAATGGGAAACAATCCGGCAAGAAAAAGTAGCCCAATGCATCAAGGCGTTAACATCTCCAACATGCATCCAAACATGAACAACGTCTGTGGGTCCCCCATTGGTAGTCCGTTGCATAATGGTCCAATGAATAGCTGCGCCAGTGGGAATTCAACGAATATGAATATGAATTCAACTTTGTCGAGTCCAATGGGCAATAATTCATGTTCCATCGGAGGTGATTTAGGGTTAGGCATAGTGAATAAAAGTCCAATGAATTCAATCAACTCTCATCCAGGCTCATTGGGTAGTCCAATGGGTGGGCCGTCCCCAAATTTAAACAGTAATAGTAGTAATTCCAGTAACCCTAACACTAGCAATGCAAACTCTAGTGTGTGCGGCCCTGGTCCCAATAACAGCAACCCAAGTGCTAACAATAACAATAATGGAAACAGTAGTTCCAACCCCAACAATAACACTAGCAACATCACCAATAACAGTAGTAACAGTAATAATAGCAGTAATAAAACTAGTAACGGCAATGGGAGTAGCACCGTGAACAATAATCCAAGTAGTAACTCAAGTAGCAATAATCAAATAGTAAATAGCCCATTAGATTCTCTTGCAAATTCAAATGCGAACAGCACTCTGGGAAATGACATGGATAACTCATCCGACGTGAAAACATCTCAGTGTAACACGAATaacatgaacattttttcaaactccGGCCCAAATAACATGAACCCATTCAATAACATGAATAATCCTAATGGCCCGCAGTGTATGCCAAGTAGTCAGTGTGGTCCAATGCCCAATAACCCTTGTGGCCCACCAGTCTCGACGATGTCTAATCATTGCTCACCATTTATGAACGGACCAATCAGGGGGCCCATGATGCATGGACCCGGCGGTCCACCAAATATGGGTCCAGGAATGATGCATCCAATGAACAACAACTTTACTGGTCCCAAGTCAATGTCCATATCTGCAGGGAGG ATCTACCCTCCTGGTTTATCTACAGTTGTCAACCCTCAAAATCCTAATGCTCCGCCCATATATCCCTGTGGAATTTGTCATAAAGAAGTCATTGACAATGATCAAGCATTGTTGTGCGAGTCAGGCTGTAGGTTTTGGTACCATAG AGTCTGTACGGGCCTATCAGAAGCTGCCTATAACTATTTAACCGcagaagtttatgcagaatggGTATGCGATAGTTGCTTAAACACAAAAAACATCCCTCTAGTCAAATTCAAGCCCTAA